The Nothobranchius furzeri strain GRZ-AD chromosome 6, NfurGRZ-RIMD1, whole genome shotgun sequence genome includes a region encoding these proteins:
- the LOC139070237 gene encoding piggyBac transposable element-derived protein 4-like codes for MQVYTGKLPGEASEKNQGMRVVLQMSEGLQGHNITCDNFFTSYWLGDELQKRKLTMLGTIRKNKPELPSEILKMQGRPPHSSKFVFTEKATVVSYCPKKNKNVLVMSTMHTDASLSTREDKKPQMILDYNSTKGGVDNLDKVTATYSCQRKIARWPLVIFYNIVDVSAYSAFVLWTEINQHWNVGKLYRRRLFLEELGKSLVTPEIQRRARPARSPAAAAIIENVRSASSDQCTMNPVDTGAKK; via the coding sequence ATGCAGGTGTACACTGGAAAGCTACCTGGAGAGGCATCTGAGAAGAATCAGGGGATGCGTGTGGTGCTGCAGATGAGTGAAGGGCTGCAAGGGCATAACATCACCTGTGACAACTTCTTTACATCCTACTGGCTTGGAGATGAACTTCAGAAAAGAAAGCTCACTATGTTGGGAACAATCAGGAAAAATAAACCAGAACTTCCCAGTGAAATTCTGAAGATGCAGGGAAGACCTCCACATTCCTCAAAATTTGTTTTCACCGAGAAAGCAACAGTTGTTTCATACTgcccaaagaaaaacaaaaatgttcttgTCATGAGCACAATGCACACAGATGCATCTCTGAGCACAAGAGAAGACAAAAAACCACAAATGATCCTGGACTACAACTCCACCAAAGGAGGAGTAGACAATCTTGACAAAGTCACAGCAACATACAGCTGCCAGCGCAAAATAGCTCGTTGGCCCTTGGTGATTTTCTACAACATTGTGGATGTGTCAGCTTACAGTGCCTTTGTCCTGTGGACTGAAATCAACCAACATTGGAATGTCGGCAAACTGTACCGACGTCGGCTTTTCCTAGAAGAACTGGGCAAAAGTCTTGTCACCCCCGAGATCCAGAGGCGAGCCAGACCAGCTCGatccccagcagcagcagctatcaTTGAAAACGTCAGGTCTGCATCATCTGACCAATGTACAATGAATCCAGTGGATACAGGTGCAAAGAAATGA